A part of Paenibacillus sp. 481 genomic DNA contains:
- the coaD gene encoding pantetheine-phosphate adenylyltransferase, with amino-acid sequence MTHNSKQPCEPRIAVYPGSFDPVTLGHIDIIQRAAKQFDKLIVAVLNNLSKNPLFTVEERKELLRQTTSHIPNVEIDSFRDLLVNYMDDKQGHVIVRGIRSVTDFEYELQLASTNQKLNPRVETIFMMTNPKYSYLSSSMVKEIARFKGEVVELVTPEVETALREKFNNID; translated from the coding sequence ATGACACACAATAGCAAACAGCCTTGTGAGCCACGCATCGCTGTATATCCAGGTAGTTTTGATCCGGTAACTTTGGGTCATATAGACATTATTCAACGAGCTGCAAAGCAGTTTGATAAACTAATTGTAGCAGTATTAAACAATTTGAGTAAAAATCCGCTGTTTACCGTTGAAGAGCGCAAGGAATTGCTGCGTCAAACAACAAGCCATATTCCTAATGTTGAGATTGACAGTTTTCGGGACTTACTCGTGAACTATATGGATGACAAGCAAGGTCATGTCATTGTGCGCGGTATCCGTTCCGTAACTGATTTTGAATATGAGTTGCAGCTAGCCTCTACCAACCAGAAGCTCAATCCAAGAGTAGAAACGATTTTTATGATGACAAATCCTAAATATTCGTATCTTAGTTCAAGTATGGTCAAAGAAATTGCTCGTTTTAAAGGTGAGGTAGTCGAATTAGTTACACCTGAAGTCGAAACAGCATTACGTGAAAAATTCAATAACATTGATTAA
- the rsmD gene encoding 16S rRNA (guanine(966)-N(2))-methyltransferase RsmD — MRVISGTARGRSLKAVPGSGTRPTTDKVKEALFSMIGPYFDGGNVLDLFAGTGGLGIEALSRGADKAVFVDMDTKAIDVIRHNVQATGMEGQAEIYRNDARRAIKALVKREMTFDLLFLDPPYRLKDADDMLREMLEKGLISPDATVVVEHDAQHTYPESVDSLVVWKQAQYGDIAITIYRVENE; from the coding sequence GTGAGAGTGATTTCGGGAACGGCGAGAGGTCGTTCACTTAAAGCTGTACCCGGTTCGGGCACGCGTCCAACGACAGATAAAGTCAAGGAAGCGCTATTTAGTATGATCGGACCATATTTTGATGGAGGTAACGTGCTTGACTTATTTGCGGGTACAGGTGGATTAGGTATCGAAGCATTGAGTCGCGGTGCTGACAAAGCGGTATTTGTTGATATGGATACGAAGGCGATTGATGTGATCCGCCACAACGTACAAGCAACAGGTATGGAAGGACAAGCTGAAATTTATCGCAATGATGCAAGAAGAGCCATTAAGGCACTCGTTAAAAGGGAAATGACATTTGATTTATTATTTCTGGATCCCCCTTATCGGTTGAAAGATGCTGACGATATGTTGCGTGAAATGTTGGAAAAAGGGCTTATTTCCCCGGATGCCACCGTTGTCGTCGAGCATGACGCACAGCATACTTATCCAGAAAGTGTGGACTCGCTTGTCGTATGGAAGCAGGCACAATACGGCGATATTGCGATAACCATTTACCGCGTCGAAAATGAGTAG